One genomic segment of Strix aluco isolate bStrAlu1 chromosome 7, bStrAlu1.hap1, whole genome shotgun sequence includes these proteins:
- the HMX2 gene encoding homeobox protein HMX2: MSSKEDPSKCCPAAAPISSFTIQSILGSGSTEPPREAGGRAAAWPARGRTLSLSSEDEEPEESWKHRGCFCPEARGSAEPCHKHQPLTFTCLGSAKGSGAAAAGSGERGPFLSPPQQDCKEEKEKPLGPPSPSCGDRQRDGGDRQAGAAKKKTRTVFSRSQVYQLESTFDMKRYLSSSERACLASSLQLTETQVKTWFQNRRNKWKRQLSAELEAANMAHASAQTLVGMPLVFRDNSLLRVPVPRSIAFPAPLYYPGSNLSALPLYNLYNKIDY; the protein is encoded by the exons ATGAGCAGCAAAGAAGACCCGAGCAAGTGCTGTCCGGCGGCTGCTCCCATCTCCAGTTTCACCATCCAGTCCATCCTGGGCAGCGGCAGCACCGAGCCCCCCCGGGAGGCCGGCggcagggctgcagcctggcccGCCCGCGGCCGGACCCTCTCCCTCTCCTCGGAGGACGAGGAACCGGAGGAGAGCTGGAAGCACCGCGGCTGCTTTTGCCCCGAAGCTCGGGGCTCCGCCGAACCGTGCCACAAACACCAACCCCTCACCTTCACCTGTCTCG GCAGCGCCaaggggagcggagcggcggcggcgggcagcggggagcgggggcCTTTCCTCTCGCCCCCCCAGCAGGACTgtaaagaggagaaggagaagccGCTGGGACCACCCTCGCCCTCCTGCGGGGACCGGCAGCGCGACGGCGGGGACCGGCAGGCCGGGGCCGCCAAGAAGAAGACGCGCACGGTGTTCAGCCGCAGCCAGGTCTATCAGCTGGAATCCACCTTCGACATGAAGCGGTACCTGAGCAGCTCGGAGCGGGCCTGCCTGGCCTCCAGCCTGCAGCTCACCGAGACCCAGGTGAAAACCTGGTTCCAAAACCGCAGGAACAAGTGGAAACGGCAGCTCTCGGCCGAGCTGGAGGCGGCCAACATGGCCCACGCCTCGGCGCAGACTCTGGTGGGGATGCCGCTGGTGTTCAGAGACAATTCCCTCCTCCGAGTGCCGGTGCCCCGGTCCATCGCCTTCCCTGCCCCTCTCTACTACCCCGGCAGCAACCTCTCGGCCTTACCGCTCTACAACCTCTACAACAAGATCGACTACTGA
- the BUB3 gene encoding mitotic checkpoint protein BUB3 isoform X2 encodes MKTMTGSNEFKLNQTPDDGISSVKFSPNTSQFLLVSSWDTTVRLYDVPANTMRLKYQHSGAVLDCAFYDPTHAWSGGLDQQLKMHDLNTDQENLVGAHDAPIRCVEYCPEVNVMVTGSWDQTVKLWDPRTPCNAGTFSQPEKVYTLSVSGDRLIVGTAGRRVLVWDLRNMGYVQQRRESSLKYQTRCIRAFPNKQGYVLSSIEGRVAVEYLDPSPEIQKKKYAFKCHRLKENNIEQIYPVNAISFHNVHNTFATGGSDGFVNIWDPFNKKRLCQFHRYPTSIASLAFSNDGTTLAIASSYMYEMDDIEHPEDGIYIRQVTDAETKPK; translated from the exons ATGAAAACG ATGACGGGATCAAACGAATTCAAACTAAATCAAACTCCAGATGATGGTATTTCATCAGTAAAGTTTAGTCCAAATACATCTCAGTTTCTGCTTGTTTCATCCTGGGACACAACTGTCCGGCTCTATGATGTTCCTGCCAACACCATGAGACTCAAATATCAACATTCAGGAGCTGTCCTTGACTGTGCTTTTTAT GATCCTACCCATGCCTGGAGTGGAGGATTAGATCAGCAATTGAAAATGCACGATCTAAACACGGACCAAG aaaacctTGTTGGTGCTCATGATGCTCCGATCAGGTGTGTTGAGTATTGCCCAGAAGTGAATGTCATGGTGACTGGAAGCTGGGATCAAACAGTTAAACTGTGGGATCCCAGAACTCCGTGTAATGCAGGAACTTTCTCTCAACCTGAAAAG gtctatACGCTTTCTGTGTCTGGAGATAGACTAATTGTGGGGACAGCGGGTCGGAGAGTGCTGGTGTGGGATTTGCGGAACATGGGTTATGTTCAGCAGCGAAGAGAATCCAGTCTGAAATACCAGACCCGCTGTATCAGAGCATTTCCAAATAAACAG GGTTATGTTTTAAGTTCTATTGAAGGTCGTGTTGCGGTGGAATATTTGGATCCAAGTCCAGAAATCCAGAAGAAGAAATACGCGTTCAAATGTCACCGTTTGAAGGAAAACAACATTGAGCAGATTTATCCAGTTAATGCTATTTCTTTCCATAATGTCCACAACACGTTTGCTACAG gagGTTCTGATGGATTTGTAAATATTTGGGATCCGTTTAATAAAAAGCGTCTGTGTCAGTTCCATCGGTATCCCACAAGCATAGCATCACTTGCCTTCAGCAATGATGGAACTACCCTTGCAATAGCTTCTTCATATATGTATGAAATGGATGACATTGAACATCCTGAAGATGGTATCTATATTCGCCAAGTGACAGATGCAGAAACAAAACCTAAGTGA
- the BUB3 gene encoding mitotic checkpoint protein BUB3 isoform X1, with protein sequence MKTMTGSNEFKLNQTPDDGISSVKFSPNTSQFLLVSSWDTTVRLYDVPANTMRLKYQHSGAVLDCAFYDPTHAWSGGLDQQLKMHDLNTDQENLVGAHDAPIRCVEYCPEVNVMVTGSWDQTVKLWDPRTPCNAGTFSQPEKVYTLSVSGDRLIVGTAGRRVLVWDLRNMGYVQQRRESSLKYQTRCIRAFPNKQGYVLSSIEGRVAVEYLDPSPEIQKKKYAFKCHRLKENNIEQIYPVNAISFHNVHNTFATGGSDGFVNIWDPFNKKRLCQFHRYPTSIASLAFSNDGTTLAIASSYMYEMDDIEHPEDGIYIRQVTDAETKPKST encoded by the exons ATGAAAACG ATGACGGGATCAAACGAATTCAAACTAAATCAAACTCCAGATGATGGTATTTCATCAGTAAAGTTTAGTCCAAATACATCTCAGTTTCTGCTTGTTTCATCCTGGGACACAACTGTCCGGCTCTATGATGTTCCTGCCAACACCATGAGACTCAAATATCAACATTCAGGAGCTGTCCTTGACTGTGCTTTTTAT GATCCTACCCATGCCTGGAGTGGAGGATTAGATCAGCAATTGAAAATGCACGATCTAAACACGGACCAAG aaaacctTGTTGGTGCTCATGATGCTCCGATCAGGTGTGTTGAGTATTGCCCAGAAGTGAATGTCATGGTGACTGGAAGCTGGGATCAAACAGTTAAACTGTGGGATCCCAGAACTCCGTGTAATGCAGGAACTTTCTCTCAACCTGAAAAG gtctatACGCTTTCTGTGTCTGGAGATAGACTAATTGTGGGGACAGCGGGTCGGAGAGTGCTGGTGTGGGATTTGCGGAACATGGGTTATGTTCAGCAGCGAAGAGAATCCAGTCTGAAATACCAGACCCGCTGTATCAGAGCATTTCCAAATAAACAG GGTTATGTTTTAAGTTCTATTGAAGGTCGTGTTGCGGTGGAATATTTGGATCCAAGTCCAGAAATCCAGAAGAAGAAATACGCGTTCAAATGTCACCGTTTGAAGGAAAACAACATTGAGCAGATTTATCCAGTTAATGCTATTTCTTTCCATAATGTCCACAACACGTTTGCTACAG gagGTTCTGATGGATTTGTAAATATTTGGGATCCGTTTAATAAAAAGCGTCTGTGTCAGTTCCATCGGTATCCCACAAGCATAGCATCACTTGCCTTCAGCAATGATGGAACTACCCTTGCAATAGCTTCTTCATATATGTATGAAATGGATGACATTGAACATCCTGAAGATGGTATCTATATTCGCCAAGTGACAGATGCAGAAACAAAACCTAA gtCTACTTAG